In Mucilaginibacter celer, one DNA window encodes the following:
- a CDS encoding DUF5977 domain-containing protein gives MINKTKIYIAIALLLVAGACKKNQTVNNADRPVKTETHGMGAILDHDAFLHAPKVDIAAIKASLKANGITPKFELRVAGKQQVETINPNTTPPSSVVLLHPTPGDQGNTNTCVSWSLGYAAKQVLDLTWQSSTADAGQRSGWYIYNKLYATGLSGIGCSAGDLPPYSGNGLTSGSGLDCVKNYGVASATAQPSFAACSPAPTTAANTSAATDKVASYAAVTSYYDIKQLVAAGLPVYFAFRFYEDFRTAFNSGTTWSTLNSPSAGLGHAVCVIGYDDAKSAFLVQNSWGTIFGDSTYPGCVWVTYNVISTLLAQGGSTGGESYVMQPFSTTATHVYYNTAQSRGFTPSCSVGVGTGQAIYTVPANTYWSPVSVAAANAIAQNDINNNGQTYANSHGTCTPTTITVTLNRSTSISGTYSIQFSGAPGTYQKPFNPGTTTVTVPAGIYQVGIFPIGGSTASHSYSGSTCTMNYGSSGTSATFNNVLMNCGNPATFSIN, from the coding sequence ATGATAAACAAAACCAAAATCTACATCGCCATTGCATTGCTTCTGGTGGCAGGAGCTTGCAAAAAAAATCAAACTGTAAACAATGCTGATCGTCCGGTTAAAACCGAAACGCATGGAATGGGTGCCATCCTTGATCATGACGCATTTCTTCACGCGCCAAAAGTTGACATCGCGGCAATTAAAGCTTCGCTAAAAGCCAATGGGATTACACCTAAATTTGAATTACGTGTTGCCGGAAAACAACAGGTTGAAACCATTAACCCCAATACCACTCCGCCAAGTTCGGTAGTATTGCTACACCCAACTCCCGGCGATCAGGGTAATACAAACACCTGCGTTTCATGGTCACTGGGTTATGCGGCCAAACAGGTTTTAGACCTAACCTGGCAAAGCTCTACCGCCGATGCGGGCCAAAGAAGCGGATGGTATATTTACAACAAACTTTACGCAACGGGCCTGTCTGGCATAGGTTGTTCGGCGGGAGATTTACCACCTTATAGCGGTAATGGCCTAACCTCCGGCTCGGGTTTAGATTGCGTAAAAAACTATGGGGTAGCTTCGGCAACAGCCCAGCCATCATTCGCGGCATGTTCACCAGCCCCTACAACTGCTGCAAACACCTCAGCAGCAACCGATAAAGTAGCCAGTTATGCTGCTGTAACCAGCTATTACGATATTAAACAGCTGGTAGCCGCCGGTTTGCCTGTTTATTTTGCCTTTCGCTTTTATGAAGATTTCCGAACAGCCTTTAATTCAGGAACCACCTGGTCAACATTAAATTCACCAAGTGCCGGTTTGGGGCATGCCGTGTGCGTTATAGGTTATGACGATGCTAAAAGTGCATTTTTAGTGCAAAACTCATGGGGCACAATTTTTGGCGATTCAACCTATCCTGGTTGCGTTTGGGTTACTTACAACGTTATCAGCACACTTTTAGCACAAGGTGGCAGCACCGGCGGCGAATCGTATGTGATGCAGCCGTTTAGCACCACTGCTACTCATGTATATTACAATACAGCGCAATCGCGCGGCTTTACACCATCATGCAGCGTTGGTGTAGGAACCGGCCAGGCAATCTACACTGTTCCAGCCAACACTTATTGGTCTCCGGTATCCGTAGCTGCAGCCAATGCCATTGCACAAAACGACATTAATAACAATGGGCAAACTTATGCCAACTCGCACGGTACATGTACGCCAACCACAATTACCGTTACATTAAACAGAAGCACTTCTATCAGCGGCACATACAGCATCCAGTTTAGCGGCGCGCCGGGAACATATCAAAAACCATTTAACCCGGGCACAACTACCGTTACCGTACCTGCCGGTATTTACCAGGTAGGCATCTTCCCTATTGGCGGCTCAACAGCCAGTCACTCTTATTCGGGTTCAACCTGTACTATGAATTATGGCAGTTCGGGAACATCTGCAACATTCAATAATGTTTTGATGAATTGCGGAAACCCGGCAACTTTTTCAATTAACTAA
- a CDS encoding zinc finger domain-containing protein, producing MNDQNKPQTVNNSLNCNGCGALLHFAPGTHNLQCDYCGASNPIEPKDADENIYTYDYEQFVAGISTTNSNSTLKLVSCKNCGSQTALDSFITSDKCPFCTAPLVLVPECGRQYVEPHYILPFAITQQQGIDAFKKWINGLWWSPADLAKKLVNDSTGLRGVYLPHWSYNSDTVTDYTGQRGDYYYTTETYTETVDGRTETKTRQVRHTAWSHASGTVYVDFRDVMVPASNSLPEKTLDQLRPWNFKMLVNFDERYMSGFRSETYRLDPERGFAKATMQMDPEIRSVIRRDIGGDEQQISSTDIDYLNKGIKYLMLPVWVSAYKYNNKVYQFTVNASTGEVIGQRPLSALKITLAVLFVLILIIVIVILVQNGQANS from the coding sequence ATGAACGATCAGAATAAGCCGCAGACCGTTAACAATTCATTAAACTGTAACGGCTGCGGGGCCTTGCTGCACTTTGCTCCCGGCACCCATAACCTTCAATGCGATTATTGCGGTGCCAGTAATCCTATCGAACCAAAGGATGCGGATGAGAACATTTATACATACGATTATGAGCAATTTGTAGCGGGGATAAGCACAACCAATTCCAACAGTACTTTAAAACTGGTAAGCTGTAAAAATTGCGGCTCGCAAACAGCGCTCGATTCGTTTATAACATCAGATAAATGCCCTTTTTGCACAGCACCCCTGGTTTTGGTGCCCGAATGTGGGCGGCAATATGTTGAGCCGCATTATATTTTACCTTTTGCCATCACCCAGCAACAGGGCATTGATGCTTTTAAAAAATGGATAAATGGTTTGTGGTGGTCACCGGCCGATTTGGCAAAGAAATTGGTGAACGATTCGACGGGTTTAAGGGGTGTTTACCTGCCCCATTGGTCGTACAACAGCGATACCGTAACCGATTACACCGGCCAACGCGGCGATTACTATTACACCACCGAAACCTATACAGAAACAGTTGACGGCCGAACAGAAACCAAAACAAGGCAGGTAAGACATACGGCCTGGTCGCACGCATCAGGCACTGTGTATGTTGATTTCAGGGATGTGATGGTGCCGGCCAGCAACTCTCTTCCCGAAAAAACATTAGACCAACTGCGGCCCTGGAATTTTAAAATGCTGGTAAATTTTGATGAGCGATACATGAGCGGTTTTCGATCGGAAACATATCGTTTAGATCCGGAACGGGGATTTGCCAAGGCGACCATGCAAATGGATCCGGAGATCCGCTCGGTCATTCGCCGCGATATTGGCGGCGACGAACAACAGATTAGCAGTACAGATATTGATTATTTGAATAAAGGTATCAAATACCTGATGTTGCCTGTTTGGGTAAGTGCTTATAAATACAATAATAAAGTTTACCAATTTACTGTAAATGCCAGTACCGGCGAGGTGATTGGGCAACGACCGCTAAGCGCTTTGAAAATTACGCTGGCGGTGCTGTTTGTTTTAATATTGATTATTGTGATTGTGATTTTGGTACAAAACGGGCAGGCTAATAGCTAA
- a CDS encoding DUF5977 domain-containing protein — MINKTKIYIAMALLLVAGACKKNQTVTTNNTDRSLQTPKHGTGAILDHQAFLNAPKADVAAITAALQANGFKPKFQLLVKGKQQVETINPNPAPPTSVVLLHPTPGDQGSTNTCVSWALGYAAKQILDLTWQNSTADAGQRSGWYIYNKLYASNLSGWGCAVTDTPAYGGQGLGSLNGLNCVKTWGVASATAQPSYASCSPAPTTAANTSAATDKVASYAAVNSFFDIKQLLAAGLPVYFAFRYYFDFEDAFYYGTTWSTLNKPHLRSGHAVCIIGYDDNRNAFLVQNSWGTFGGDSSYPGCVWVTYSVINTLLSQGGTNGGEAYVMQPFSTTATHLYYNVAQSGLFYPSCSVGVGSGQVTYTVAANAYSSPVSVDAANALAKNDVNTNGPAYASSHGTCTPTTITVTLNRSASISGTYSIQFSGAPGTYQKPFNPGTTTVTVPAGIYQVGIFPIGGSTASHSYSGSTCTMNYGGSGTSATFNNVLMNCGSGASFSIN; from the coding sequence ATGATAAACAAAACCAAAATCTACATCGCCATGGCATTGCTCCTTGTGGCAGGGGCTTGCAAAAAAAATCAAACTGTAACCACAAACAACACTGATCGTTCGCTTCAAACACCAAAACATGGTACGGGTGCCATTCTGGATCATCAGGCATTTCTGAACGCACCAAAGGCCGACGTTGCCGCAATAACTGCAGCTTTACAAGCCAACGGTTTTAAGCCCAAATTTCAATTGCTTGTTAAGGGCAAGCAACAGGTTGAAACAATTAATCCTAACCCTGCTCCACCCACCTCTGTTGTACTGCTGCACCCTACCCCCGGCGACCAGGGATCAACAAACACCTGTGTTTCATGGGCTTTGGGTTATGCAGCCAAACAAATATTAGACTTAACCTGGCAAAACTCTACCGCTGATGCCGGCCAACGGAGCGGATGGTATATTTACAATAAATTATATGCGTCGAATTTATCCGGCTGGGGTTGTGCAGTAACAGATACGCCTGCTTACGGTGGCCAGGGTTTGGGTTCATTAAATGGCTTAAATTGCGTTAAAACATGGGGTGTGGCATCGGCAACAGCCCAGCCATCCTATGCATCGTGCTCTCCTGCCCCAACTACTGCCGCAAACACATCTGCAGCTACTGATAAGGTAGCAAGTTATGCAGCGGTGAACAGCTTTTTCGATATAAAACAGTTATTGGCCGCAGGTTTGCCTGTTTACTTTGCTTTTCGTTATTACTTTGATTTTGAAGATGCCTTTTACTATGGCACTACATGGTCAACATTAAACAAGCCGCATTTGAGATCTGGCCACGCAGTGTGTATAATTGGGTATGACGACAACAGGAATGCGTTCTTAGTACAAAATTCATGGGGAACTTTTGGTGGCGATTCAAGCTACCCGGGTTGCGTTTGGGTTACCTACAGCGTTATTAACACACTTTTATCACAAGGCGGCACCAACGGCGGCGAAGCTTATGTTATGCAGCCGTTCAGTACAACCGCTACGCATTTGTACTACAATGTGGCACAATCAGGTTTATTTTATCCTTCATGCAGCGTTGGTGTAGGCTCTGGCCAGGTAACATACACCGTGGCAGCCAATGCCTACTCTTCACCGGTATCTGTTGATGCGGCAAATGCGCTTGCCAAAAACGATGTTAACACTAATGGTCCGGCTTATGCCAGTTCGCACGGTACCTGTACGCCAACCACCATTACGGTTACGTTAAACAGAAGCGCTTCTATCAGCGGCACATACAGCATCCAGTTTAGCGGCGCTCCGGGAACATATCAAAAACCATTTAACCCGGGTACTACTACCGTTACCGTACCTGCCGGTATTTACCAGGTAGGGATCTTCCCTATTGGCGGTTCAACAGCCAGCCACTCCTATTCGGGTTCAACCTGTACCATGAATTATGGCGGTTCCGGAACATCGGCTACTTTCAATAATGTGTTGATGAATTGCGGAAGCGGTGCTTCGTTTTCGATTAATTAA
- a CDS encoding MFS transporter codes for MEAESGIKAASSNIVLTIIGYVKFTFIGYFTIGLSLGVLPVFIHNQLGYSAMIAGVVISLQYLSTFLFRGFAGKIIDRKGPKPAVLISMTGFAISGLFLLVALLLKEYREICLLLLALTRLATGFGEGLIGASPITWAINAAGEHNTAKAISFNGIASYGALAVGAPVGILLGNAYGIGSIGLVALIVGLAGYFLAQQKQNIRGDSREPGKSFLAVLKIVAPYGIGLGLGGLGFGAISTFITLYYAYLNWTNAVLCLSVFSTFFILGRLIFADAINNYGGLKTAMVCLATESIGLMILWLAHSQQLALVGAGVTGLGFSLVFPALGVEAVKLAPASNKGAALGAYGLFIDVSLGLTGPLIGGVASNFGMLYIFPFSMVMVFIGFVLCVVVNRQRKVV; via the coding sequence ATGGAAGCAGAATCGGGTATAAAAGCCGCATCATCAAATATCGTTTTAACGATAATAGGATATGTTAAATTTACTTTTATCGGTTATTTCACAATAGGCTTGAGCCTTGGAGTTCTCCCGGTTTTTATTCACAATCAATTAGGTTACAGCGCTATGATAGCCGGAGTGGTTATCAGCCTGCAATACCTGAGTACTTTTTTGTTCCGGGGATTTGCCGGTAAAATTATTGATCGTAAAGGCCCAAAACCTGCAGTACTTATTAGTATGACAGGCTTTGCCATAAGCGGATTGTTTTTACTGGTGGCTTTATTGCTAAAAGAATATCGTGAAATTTGCTTGTTGCTGCTGGCCCTGACCCGCCTTGCTACAGGCTTTGGCGAGGGCCTGATAGGTGCCAGTCCCATTACCTGGGCCATTAACGCAGCCGGCGAACATAATACGGCCAAAGCAATATCATTTAACGGCATAGCCAGTTACGGTGCGCTTGCAGTAGGGGCGCCTGTTGGTATTTTATTAGGTAATGCTTACGGCATTGGTAGTATTGGCCTTGTAGCTCTTATAGTAGGTCTGGCCGGATATTTCCTGGCTCAACAGAAACAGAATATCAGGGGCGATAGTAGGGAGCCAGGAAAATCATTTCTGGCGGTTTTAAAAATTGTAGCTCCTTATGGTATTGGTTTAGGTTTGGGAGGATTGGGTTTTGGTGCTATATCTACTTTCATCACTTTATACTATGCTTATCTTAACTGGACCAACGCGGTTTTATGCCTGTCGGTATTCAGTACCTTTTTTATTTTAGGCCGGTTGATATTTGCCGATGCCATTAACAATTACGGTGGTTTAAAAACAGCTATGGTTTGTTTGGCTACCGAATCGATTGGATTGATGATCCTTTGGCTGGCCCATAGCCAGCAATTGGCGCTGGTTGGCGCGGGTGTAACAGGTTTGGGTTTCTCGCTTGTTTTTCCGGCGTTGGGGGTGGAGGCTGTAAAACTGGCACCTGCATCAAACAAAGGTGCCGCATTGGGTGCCTATGGTTTGTTTATTGATGTTTCGCTCGGCCTAACAGGCCCGCTTATTGGCGGAGTGGCCAGTAACTTCGGGATGCTTTATATTTTTCCTTTTAGTATGGTAATGGTGTTTATCGGTTTTGTTTTGTGCGTTGTTGTAAACCGGCAACGGAAGGTTGTTTAG
- a CDS encoding DUF3863 domain-containing protein yields MERRAFCKNTLLGGAAVLANPLINKAGQLKFLTGNEPLSLMGNRFVTFCIMIRTSPWEVSRDVKLINRDEGFAHTLEVVRNLREIFAKNVPGGKLTWGFTLNALEDKRRNYVEIRSYVTECQAKYGDEVSYFPGYFPAMYLPRKRVNQEMTEALQRITAMVGKGYRPKGIMGGFLSADNLAYLAEKENIHVAHAVIWSQHETDGGGADGSPSYPFYPSKQHFCKPAQGKADFIDCVNLDGWSVDFLCALQSGNVWGTTPFNGAASRRGVGPIESYGDWGLEIGHLSVMHTQSIHFDKGFELNGFGWIPNIWEAALVKIAERKNWDDTLAYRALEKWTSGTVQRWPDVKFITFGEYGEIWRNHYHDNSQWNYRFEERGLGIGNSWGNEEIKWFMNREFRLATLRNSHKNTPEMVVDFTRYDLPAKEPADPSPEKPVKDWSLMNRINQKGVRPQDAPVLLTQLTNEEKDLIARYYPGLFK; encoded by the coding sequence ATGGAAAGACGAGCCTTTTGCAAAAATACCCTGTTGGGCGGAGCCGCAGTATTAGCCAACCCGCTGATTAACAAAGCCGGTCAGCTGAAATTTTTAACTGGCAATGAACCCCTGTCGTTAATGGGCAACCGCTTTGTAACCTTTTGCATCATGATCCGCACTTCACCATGGGAAGTATCACGCGATGTAAAGCTTATCAACCGCGATGAAGGTTTTGCCCATACCCTGGAGGTTGTACGCAACCTGCGCGAAATTTTTGCAAAAAACGTTCCCGGCGGTAAGCTAACATGGGGCTTCACCTTAAACGCCCTCGAGGATAAGCGCCGGAATTATGTTGAGATCCGTAGCTACGTAACCGAATGCCAGGCAAAATATGGCGATGAGGTATCTTATTTCCCGGGATATTTTCCGGCTATGTATCTGCCCCGTAAAAGGGTTAACCAGGAAATGACCGAAGCCCTGCAGCGTATTACAGCCATGGTGGGTAAAGGCTACAGGCCAAAAGGTATTATGGGCGGCTTTTTATCAGCAGATAACCTGGCCTACCTGGCCGAAAAAGAAAATATCCACGTAGCCCACGCCGTAATTTGGAGCCAGCACGAAACCGATGGCGGCGGCGCCGATGGTTCGCCATCCTATCCTTTTTATCCTTCCAAACAACACTTCTGTAAACCGGCACAAGGCAAGGCCGATTTTATAGATTGCGTAAATTTGGACGGCTGGAGTGTTGATTTTTTGTGCGCCCTGCAAAGCGGCAATGTTTGGGGAACTACACCTTTTAACGGCGCGGCCAGCCGTAGGGGAGTAGGGCCGATAGAAAGTTATGGCGATTGGGGGCTTGAGATAGGGCACCTTTCGGTAATGCACACACAATCTATCCATTTTGATAAAGGATTTGAACTGAATGGTTTTGGTTGGATCCCGAACATTTGGGAAGCCGCCCTTGTAAAAATAGCCGAGCGAAAAAACTGGGACGATACCCTTGCTTACCGGGCACTGGAAAAATGGACATCAGGCACAGTGCAGCGCTGGCCCGATGTGAAATTTATAACTTTTGGCGAGTATGGTGAGATCTGGCGAAACCACTACCACGATAACAGCCAATGGAATTACCGCTTTGAGGAGCGGGGCCTTGGCATAGGCAATTCATGGGGGAATGAAGAGATAAAATGGTTTATGAACCGCGAATTCAGGCTGGCTACCCTGCGTAACTCGCACAAAAATACGCCCGAAATGGTGGTTGATTTTACCCGGTATGATCTCCCCGCAAAAGAACCCGCCGATCCATCACCCGAAAAACCTGTAAAGGACTGGAGTTTAATGAACCGTATTAACCAAAAAGGGGTAAGGCCGCAGGATGCCCCGGTATTATTAACCCAACTTACAAATGAGGAAAAGGATTTAATAGCCAGGTATTACCCCGGTTTATTTAAGTGA
- a CDS encoding histidine kinase dimerization/phosphoacceptor domain -containing protein, whose translation MKKIYLLQLFLLLAISASAQSSSLEHLPIPVLKQKLAESKNDTSTIQLQIALGRVIIHQSGSGNAQADSAFNLSVQAEKLSRKVGYNDGIIDAMLLSALCYNKKGNKAKGFQEAQQTLAFSNRVKNNRGVAESYIVMGHHYDVYTHDGLQTRMLYNNKAITIFRKEHAMFRLGSLLKDEAELLFLAGQKTDAVKLLFEALNIDKSIGNKQIQSVYWLIGRTSRDMGDFTNALKYILLAVKTANEVKDTTLLACSIHYTTAAIYSNLRDYDRAIPNALLALKIARRYNSPEYIGTVTLLLASVYTRANRLDQALVLLEELKKYFIGEPEDLTLMESIFSNLIYAKQFKKAKPYAEKIQLALTKISPDDYSQFELSYSSLAKYYLGINQPEAAKIYNDLDTKIVYASKLPIAIINAERTHYRIDSINGNFKSAIVHYLNAQRLRDSVDNVTKAYQISLLSIENETEKKNNDLNKLKKQAEIKDTKLKQTQLIQKIAITGSVFLLIITALVYSRYRLKQRSNILLTKQKSEIDRQNVSLQQLVGEKDGLLYEKDLLLKEVNHRVKNNLQIVMSLLESQSGYMQNKKAQEAILESQSRVQAIALIHDTLYHTDQIAEIALGPYIADLLDSLNNSINIGRDKILIRYEVDDMMLDVSQAIPVGLILNESVTNALKYAFPAGDQGEITVLVKQSDGEMEMLISDNGVGLPADFDLFKTDSLGLTLIKGLTSQLRGAFDITYHAGVTISIKFPVISTIIASQKSV comes from the coding sequence ATGAAAAAAATTTACCTCCTCCAGCTTTTTCTGCTTTTAGCGATTTCAGCCTCTGCACAATCCAGTTCGCTTGAACACCTTCCGATACCCGTATTAAAGCAAAAACTGGCCGAAAGTAAAAACGATACAAGTACCATACAGCTTCAAATAGCTTTGGGGAGGGTAATTATCCATCAATCGGGCAGTGGAAACGCACAGGCCGACTCGGCATTTAACTTATCTGTACAGGCAGAGAAGCTAAGCAGAAAAGTGGGGTATAATGATGGTATTATTGATGCGATGTTGCTATCGGCGCTCTGTTATAATAAAAAGGGGAATAAGGCGAAAGGCTTTCAGGAAGCACAACAAACCCTCGCTTTTTCAAACCGGGTTAAAAACAACCGCGGAGTGGCAGAATCTTATATAGTTATGGGGCACCATTACGATGTTTATACCCATGACGGGCTCCAGACAAGGATGTTGTATAATAATAAAGCTATAACCATTTTTAGAAAGGAACATGCCATGTTCAGGCTGGGATCTTTACTAAAAGATGAGGCCGAATTGCTTTTTCTGGCCGGGCAAAAAACCGATGCAGTTAAACTACTGTTTGAAGCGCTTAATATCGATAAGTCTATAGGCAACAAACAAATTCAAAGCGTGTATTGGTTAATTGGCCGCACTTCGCGGGATATGGGGGATTTTACGAATGCTTTAAAATATATTTTATTAGCTGTTAAAACTGCAAACGAAGTTAAGGATACCACTTTACTTGCCTGTAGTATTCATTATACCACTGCCGCAATATACAGCAACCTGCGGGATTATGATCGGGCCATTCCTAACGCGTTGCTGGCATTAAAAATTGCCAGGCGATATAACAGTCCTGAATACATTGGTACGGTTACTTTGTTGCTGGCCTCAGTTTATACGCGGGCAAACCGGCTCGATCAGGCACTCGTGCTACTTGAAGAGTTAAAAAAATATTTTATAGGAGAACCGGAGGACCTAACTCTTATGGAAAGTATTTTTAGTAATCTTATCTATGCCAAACAGTTTAAGAAGGCCAAACCATACGCAGAAAAAATACAATTGGCGTTAACAAAAATCTCTCCTGATGATTATAGCCAGTTCGAGTTGTCGTACAGTTCGCTTGCAAAATATTACCTGGGTATCAACCAACCTGAAGCAGCAAAAATTTATAATGATTTAGATACTAAAATAGTGTATGCAAGTAAATTACCCATTGCTATAATTAATGCCGAACGAACGCATTATCGTATTGATTCGATCAATGGAAATTTCAAATCGGCAATTGTACATTATTTGAATGCTCAACGGTTGAGAGATTCGGTAGATAACGTAACCAAAGCTTATCAAATTTCCCTGCTCAGTATCGAAAACGAAACCGAAAAAAAGAATAACGATCTGAATAAATTAAAAAAACAAGCCGAAATAAAAGATACCAAATTAAAACAAACACAGCTTATTCAAAAAATTGCCATTACAGGGAGCGTTTTTCTGCTGATAATAACGGCGCTCGTTTACAGCAGATACCGGCTGAAACAACGCAGCAATATTTTGCTAACCAAACAAAAATCAGAAATAGACCGTCAGAATGTTTCTCTTCAACAACTTGTTGGCGAAAAAGATGGGTTGTTGTACGAAAAAGACCTGCTTTTGAAAGAAGTAAATCACCGGGTTAAAAACAACCTTCAAATAGTGATGAGCCTGCTCGAATCGCAATCGGGCTATATGCAAAACAAAAAAGCACAGGAAGCCATCCTGGAAAGCCAGAGCCGGGTTCAGGCTATAGCACTTATTCACGATACCTTGTACCATACAGACCAGATTGCGGAAATAGCGCTTGGACCTTATATAGCCGACCTGTTAGATTCGCTCAACAACTCCATTAACATCGGGCGGGACAAAATTTTGATCAGGTATGAAGTTGACGACATGATGCTTGATGTTTCGCAGGCGATACCTGTTGGGCTTATATTAAATGAATCGGTAACTAACGCCCTAAAATACGCGTTCCCGGCAGGCGACCAAGGTGAGATCACTGTGCTGGTTAAACAATCAGACGGAGAGATGGAAATGCTGATAAGCGATAATGGCGTAGGGCTGCCGGCTGATTTTGATCTTTTTAAAACAGACTCGCTGGGATTAACCCTCATAAAGGGGCTTACGAGCCAACTGAGAGGGGCGTTTGATATTACCTACCATGCAGGAGTAACTATTTCGATTAAATTCCCGGTGATATCGACAATTATAGCGAGCCAGAAAAGCGTTTAA